The following proteins are encoded in a genomic region of Oryza brachyantha chromosome 11, ObraRS2, whole genome shotgun sequence:
- the LOC102711923 gene encoding uncharacterized protein LOC102711923 yields MPKFKTLSLNDSPSAPDSIGREPGHAEAGSKTHIRQSSLYSQRKRQPRRKRREADSLTLPVKERADDVRSSDLDPTNKDLSKVDELLLDDEPYIPGLTHSKGSAGPDSTFAKPSAHKEASQPLSKWLQELEDYAREHTINSLEEFFEYMRPPQGYPSPETKVVEDEAMTHQQSSQERSILAPEHAQLDPAEGQYADDSDKEIAQNGMKWMSEEAMVAFQKYIAETDDLKGYDYRFDELLLQCFTVEHYYKIFHHFNFTVKMKVASATEWTSKLYFAEVHEMLGEKIYFCSPLEPDENGNCFACKNQGMDDLKHPIVGVFDRGSPDLSFPYTYSSGSDDEAWL; encoded by the exons ATGCCAAAATTCAAGACACTATCGCTGAATGATTCACCCTCTGCACCTGATTCAATTGGCAG GGAACCTGGACACGCAGAAGCTGGAAGTAAAACTCATATTCGACAGAGTTCTCTCTATTCACAGCGGAAAAGGCAGCCTAGACggaaaagaagagaagcaGACTCACTAACCTTACC GGTTAAGGAGCGTGCTGATGATGTGAGGAGCAGTGATCTTGACCCTACAAATAAAGATCTGTCAAAAGTTGACGAACTGTTGCTGGATGATGAACCGTATATACCTGGTTTAACTCACAG CAAGGGCAGTGCTGGACCTGATTCTACATTTGCAAAGCCATCAGCACATAAGGAAGCCTCACAACCGTT ATCCAAGTGGCTACAAGAACTTGAGGATTACGCGAGAGAACATACGATCAATAGTCTTGAGGAGTTCTTTGAATATATGCGTCCTCCTCAAGGTTATCCTTCACCCGAAACTAAAGTAGTGGAGGATGAAGCAATGACCCATCAACAGTCTTCACAAGAAAGATCAATATTGGCACCAGAACATGCCCAACTAGATCCGGCCGAAGGACAATATGCTGATGACTCTGACAAAGAAATTGCTCAGAATGGGATGAAATGGATGAGTGAGGAGGCGATGGTGGCATTTCAAAAGTACATTGCAGAAACAGACGATCTGAAG GGGTACGATTATCGATTTGATGAGCTTCTCCTCCAATGTTTCACCGTAGAACATTATTACAAGATTTTTCATCACTTCAACTTCACCGTTAAGATGAAGGTAGCCAGTGCAACTGAATGGACTTCAAAGCTGTACTTTGCCGAAGTCCATGAAATGCTTGGGGAGAAAATTTACTTCTGCTCTCCTTTAGAGCCGGATGAAAATG GTAATTGCTTTGCATGCAAGAACCAAGGGATGGATGATTTGAAGCATCCAATAGTCGGCGTATTTGATCGAGGCTCTCCAGATCTGTCGTTCCCCTACACATACTCGAGTGGCTCTGATGACGAAGCTTGGCTCTAA